The nucleotide sequence GTGGAGTGAATATTGCTTTGCTGTTGCTGAATTTCCTTTTCGGTTGTCATCCTAGTGCTGGTATTGCTAATTGAGTTGTTCAGTGAGGAATGAACTAATGCTATGCAGATAGTAGTTCCCGGAAGCTGTGATGCTATCTTTCTTCCTTATGTTTGGAGCGTATATTTTGTTGTTCAATCAGACCATGATTCGTTTGTTATATAGAGCAGGTCATGATAGCTTGCAGGGTATGGACTGGTGTCTCTGTGTCAGTTCACCGCATTGGCTACTAGTTGTGTTGCTAACTTCCTATAGCATGAAGAAGCAATGCCTACATCAAactgcaagttttttttttgaattatttGGACATTGCCACCTTGTGAtgggggattggagagacgaaaAGCCACACTAACAATGATCTCTTTGTTATACATGGGAATTCCATTTTCTGCACATTTCACCACCTTTCTGCAATCCCTCAGTCTGTCACTCTTTTGCTCTTGTTCAGTCACACCCCAATCCCCATCCATTTTCTATTTTGGTTGAAGCTAGATTGCTACAATCAATAGCACACAGTGAATTGAAATATAGTTTTATTTATATTGCATCTTGCATTACATTTGTTCAATTGTTCTAGAATTAGATAATAAAATGAAGAGTAAATTTATTGTTTATTGGTTCAATTTCCAAACCAGCTCGAAATCAATTGCTTAATGCCACAATACATTTTTGTTGTGATCTTAAGTGTTCTTACGATTAATATCGAGCACCAAGTATTATGGTCGAACTAATATCTTCCTGTAGTGGATATGTTTACTAGTACTAGGTATCTATTTTCGGTTAGGATGGAAAGTATTTTGTTGGCATTATCAGTTGCCTAGGACCTAAAGAAACACCAGTTGATAATGGCTGTAACTTGTAAATTATGACCTAAGGTAATTTTGAactcaacaaatgaaaaaaaaggaTTTCCTATCTATATGCCAAATTAAAAATAAGGGTGGATTGCTTTATGCGCTACTTTTGGCACTAGTCTTTTCAGACTCGAAGCTCTGCCACTGGTTTATACGTCACAGATGTTGCTATCCAACCTTGCTTCTTCTGGGATCAAAGTGTGTAGTGACAATGTTTTAAGTAGATGTAAGAGAAATATACTGCTGCTAACTTGGTAAGATAAGAATAGCATAGTCCAGTTACTGTAGTAGTACTGCTAACTAGTCTTTAGTCCATGTTTCCTTGCACAATTATGTTTGTCCTATAATATGGTCCATCAAACTGTTCTGCAGGAAAAAATTTCATCGGAGAATGAGTTGTGGCATTTGTAGAGACATCATCGTTGACAGAGGAGTCTTGGATTGTTGCTCACACTAGTAGGTCTTCGATTGCATATTTGTAGTTTCTAGGATTTGATTCATCACCTCCTGTTAGTACATATTGCATTAAGTTCTTCAGGATCAACATTGTTTAACTACTTGGGGACTTGGAATATATATTATTGGGCAGATCAGTATTCGATAATGAAATCTGTAGTCCTGATACCTAACCTAAGCTTGTCATTCTCATTTGATCCTGCGCTGTCTGTGGCTATAATCCACCGTTACTTGCTTATTTCAGTTCTTTGTCTTGCCTGTTACATTTGATGGTCAAACACTTCAGTTCCAAATGATGTTCCTGTCTGCTAGAGTTGCATGCTCTTATTTTGGATTAGTAACCATTCATTCTATTCTCTTGGCACTTAATTTATGCAGCATAATATAAGAAGTTTAGAAAAGTACTTGCATTAGCATAAGTACCAATATAGCGCTCCCTCCATTCCAAGTTATAAGATGTTCCaagttataagatgttttggcttttctagatacatagcttttgctatgcacttagatatacactatgcctagatacatagtagaagtaatgtatctagaaaagccaaaatgtcatataatttggaatggaggaagtaatTGGTTTCCGAAATTTATGAAAATCCCTTTATAACTGTAATGTGATGCATAGATATCTGAATTCCAAATGCCAGGTTTTGCTATACATGCATTGACAACTGGGCTGCCATCACAAAGCGGTGCCCCCTTTGCAAAAGTGAATTCCAACACATAACATGCACTCCAGTAAGTAGCAAATATATTTTATTGTCAATCTTTCCTTTGCTGAATTCATAATACCTGTGGAAGAATTCTGTTGTAGAAAAGTTTATCTCAATGTCTCACCTTGGAAGGTAGAATTGCACTAATTGTTTGATATTGCTATTTCATTGGTGAAGGTATATGGTACAATTGGAGCTACCGACGAAGATGAATACTCTTTAACCAGGTATAGGCCAATAGCAGCAATTTTTTTGTACTTCTGGTATGCACACATGTTAGTTTAACACTAGTATCCTTAATTGtttatgttatatatatatattctgcgCTCCCCCTGTTTTCTCCTAAGTTCTTAGGCAGCCTATTTCTATCATATGTTTTTGCCTTTTTATCTCAGGATGTTGTGTTTTCATTATCAATAAAAATAGAGGACTGGTTTGAAGTTTTTGAATCACAATACCAGTGAAAGCTTGCCCTTGATATCATTTTGAGCAAAGTAACAAAAAGTGATATTTGAGTCACCTTACATGTGAAGCAGGAAATTTTTATGATATACCTGGATGCCTGTGCGTATGCACATCATTTTCTTGGGAATTCATGCCATATCATTTATCCATAATGACTTGATTGTATATTTCTTATTTTATAATTCCTCCAATCTTATGTTTTCCAACCAATGCTCTAATAAATAAAATTAAAACCATGTCATGACTTCTTCTATTACATTTCTCATTGTTTTGAACCAAGTATTCATGCTTCTCGTGCAGCTGTGATGATGATTGGTATGTGCAAGAGGAAAGCAGCACACTTTCCTTCCCATCATACTATATTGATGCAGAAGTAACAATACTCAGACAACACTCATCATCTCCTTCCAAACAATCATACTCCTCTGTCCCACAAAGTTGATTGTGTGGCTTGCTCTGTTTTATCGCATTCTCCAAGCAGTAGTTTGTTGAGCCCTCTAGTTTGTTTGGATGATGGTGATTGCAAGATTCGGAATGGACTTGTGGCAGCTGAGGATGATTCAACTTTAGATACATCTATTGCTTGTGATTCCTGTGATAAATGGTACTTGTTGTTTTGTTATCCTTTATGAAATTATTAATTGGGACTTAGGAACCATATTCCTCTTCTAATTTCATTGATCCTTAACTTTAAACCaggtatcatgctatatgtgtgggGTTCAATCCAGCAAtggctggtctttgtttcgcaccttggggtacgcatgaggtacatggttcgcatccatttcccctcctccaacaatgtggccgagtatgaggcactcatcaacggcctgtgcattgccatcgagttgggtatccgactgCTTGACGttcggggtgactcctagctggtcatcgactaagtcatgaaggaatcaagctgccacaacaccaagatggttgCGTATTGCCGAGAATtccaccagctggaggacaagtttgacggtcttgagctcaatcacatcttgAGGCGGCCGACACGCTGGCGAAAATGGTGTt is from Miscanthus floridulus cultivar M001 chromosome 7, ASM1932011v1, whole genome shotgun sequence and encodes:
- the LOC136462681 gene encoding uncharacterized protein, whose translation is MLMESRAELWDRWKTWFCYTCIDNWAAITKRCPLCKSEFQHITCTPVYGTIGATDEDEYSLTSCDDDWYVQEESSTLSFPSYYIDAEVTILRQHSSSPSKQSYSSVPQS